A genomic region of Mus musculus strain C57BL/6J chromosome 7, GRCm38.p6 C57BL/6J contains the following coding sequences:
- the Neu3 gene encoding sialidase-3 isoform X1: MEEVPPYSLSSTLFQQEEQSGVTYRIPALLYLPPTHTFLAFAEKRTSVRDEDAACLVLRRGLMKGRSVQWGPQRLLMEATLPGHRTMNPCPVWEKNTGRVYLFFICVRGHVTERCQIVWGKNAARLCFLCSEDAGCSWGEVKDLTEEVIGSEVKRWATFAVGPGHGIQLHSGRLIIPAYAYYVSRWFLCFACSVKPHSLMIYSDDFGVTWHHGKFIEPQVTGECQVAEVAGTAGNPVLYCSARTPSRFRAEAFSTDSGGCFQKPTLNPQLHEPRTGCQGSVVSFRPLKMPNTYQDSIGKGAPATQKCPLLDSPLEVEKGAETPSATWLLYSHPTSKRKRINLGIYYNRNPLEVNCWSRPWILNRGPSGYSDLAVVEEQDLVACLFECGEKNEYERIDFCLFSDHEVLSCEDCTSPSSD; encoded by the exons atggaggaagtCCCACCCTACTCCCTCAGCAGCACCCTGTTCCAGCAGGAAGAACAGAGTGGGGTGACCTACCGGATCCCAGCCCTGCTGTACCTTCCTCCCACCCACACCTTCCTGGCCTTTGCAGAGAAGCGGACCTCAGTCAGAGATGAGGATGCTGCCTGCCTGGTGCTCAGACGAGGGCTGATGAAGGGGCGCTCTGTACAG TGGGGCCCCCAACGGCTACTGATGGAGGCCACATTACCTGGGCATCGCACCATGAACCCCTGCCCTGTGTGGGAGAAAAATACTGGCCGTGTGTACCTGTTTTTCATCTGTGTGCGGGGCCATGTTACTGAGAGGTGCCAGATTGTGTGGGGCAAAAATGCCGCCCGTCTCTGCTTCCTTTGCAGTGAAGATGCCGGCTGCTCTTGGGGTGAAGTGAAAGACTTGACCGAGGAGGTCATTGGCTCAGAGGTGAAGCGCTGGGCCACATTTGCTGTGGGCCCAGGTCATGGCATCCAGCTACACTCGGGAAGGCTGATCATCCCCGCCTATGCCTACTATGTCTCACGTTGGTTTCTCTGCTTTGCGTGTTCAGTCAAGCCCCATTCCCTGATGATCTACAGTGATGACTTTGGAGTCACATGGCACCATGGCAAGTTCATTGAGCCCCAGGTGACAGGGGAGTGCCAAGTGGCCGAAGTGGCTGGGACGGCTGGTAACCCTGTGCTCTACTGCAGTGCCCGAACACCAAGCCGATTTCGAGCAGAGGCTTTTAGTACTGATAGTGGTGGCTGCTTTCAGAAGCCAACCCTGAACCCACAACTCCATGAGCCTCGAACCGGCTGCCAAGGTAGTGTAGTGAGCTTCCGGCCTTTGAAGATGCCAAATACCTATCAAGACTCAATTGGCAAAGGTGCTCCCGCTACTCAGAAGTGCCCTCTGCTGGACAGTCCTCTGGAGGTGGAGAAAGGAGCTGAAACACCATCAGCAACATGGCTCTTGTACTCACATCCAACTAGCAAGAGGAAGAGGATTAACCTAGGCATCTACTACAACCGGAACCCCTTGGAGGTGAACTGCTGGTCCCGCCCGTGGATCTTGAACCGTGGGCCCAGTGGCTACTCTGATCTGGCTGTTGTGGAAGAACAGGACTTGGTGGCGTGTTTGTTTGAGTGTGGGGAGAAGAATGAGTATGAGCGGATTGACTTCTGTCTGTTTTCAGACCATGAGGTCCTGAGCTGTGAAGACTGTACCAGCCCTAGTAGCGACTAA